One window of Pyrus communis chromosome 12, drPyrComm1.1, whole genome shotgun sequence genomic DNA carries:
- the LOC137710945 gene encoding protein NEN1-like, which produces MASRSEDRFEIAFFDVETTVPTRPRQGFAILEFGSILVCPRKLVELDSYSTLVRPVDLSAINSLSVRCNGITRDAVVAAPSFQDIADKVYDILHGRIWAGHNILRFDCARIREAFAQIGRPAPEPKGTIDSLALLTQRFGRRAGNMKMATLATYFGLGQQKHRSLDDVRMNLEVLKYCATVLFLESSLPDVFTENSWVSPNAITRSCSDGKSSATGARLNMNTQHENGQMLSSTNQRTGENHPITSLRDNNTEEVSDLVESSTARPDLFDMGPLRDEVMKELNHPDITLREIRVQESVESSPPAALGSSNGTVEFLQPDEVSIPSICASLVPLYRGSQRIKLLHKDVTLQICCRHMKLRFGINEKYFDHAGRPRLNIVGYASPSLCKVLDACDGIAQKLSMDSGSSSEWRPAVIRNEGFYNCPTVRLHIPTAVCGDIALYATEIYQKEPSGTEQRLVFTKFDASELSTLFKPGTFMDAFFSLDPYDYQQRAGIRLVAKKLILHSN; this is translated from the exons ATGGCGAGTCGGAGCGAGGACCGGTTCGAAATAGCCTTCTTCGACGTGGAGACGACGGTGCCGACCCGACCCCGGCAGGGCTTCGCCATCTTGGAATTCGGGTCGATTCTCGTTTGCCCTAGGAAGCTGGTGGAGCTCGACAGCTACTCCACCCTGGTCCGACCCGTCGACCTCTCCGCCATCAACTCCTTGTCCGTGCGCTGCAACGGCATTACCCGCGACGCCGTCGTCGCCGCCCCTTCTTTTCAAGACATCGCCGATAAGGTCTACGACATTCTCCACG GACGTATATGGGCTGGTCACAACATTCTGAGGTTTGATTGTGCTCGGATTCGGGAGGCTTTCGCACAAATTGGTCGGCCTGCTCCAGAACCGAAAGGTACAATTGATTCCTTGGCATTGTTGACACAGCGGTTCGGAAGGAGAGCTGGTAACATGAAG ATGGCCACTCTTGCAACCTATTTCGGGCTTGGACAGCAGAAACACAG GAGTTTGGATGATGTTCGAATGAATCTTGAAGTTCTGAAATACTGTGCAACCGTTTTATTCTTG GAGTCAAGCCTTCCAGATGTATTCACGGAGAACAGTTGGGTTTCTCCAAATGCTATCACAAGAAGTTGTAGTGATGGGAAATCTTCTGCTACGGGGGCTCGCTTAAACATGAATACTCAGCATGAGAATGGTCAGATGTTATCCTCTACAAATCAAAGAACAGGGGAGAATCATCCAATAACATCTCTTAGGGATAACAATACCGAAGAAGTCTCTGATCTAGTTGAATCGAGCACAGCTCGACCAGATCTCTTTGACATGGGCCCACTTAGAGATGAAGTGATGAAAGAGTTGAATCATCCAGACATCACATTGAGAGAAATACGTGTGCAAGAGTCTGTTGAGAGTTCTCCACCTGCTGCACTGGGGAGCTCCAATGGCACTGTGGAGTTTTTACAGCCTGATGAAGTTTCCATTCCTTCTATCTGTGCCTCCCTTGTTCCGTTGTATCGCGGTAGTCAGAGGATAAAGTTGTTACACAAAGATGTAACTTTGCAGATTTGCTGTAGGCATATGAAATTGCGGTTTGGAATCAATGAAAAGTATTTTGATCATGCTGGCCGGCCACGATTGAATATTGTTGGTTACGCATCACCAAGTTTGTGCAAAGTTCTTGATGCATGTGATGGCATTGCACAAAAGTTGTCTATGGATTCTGGTAGCAGCTCCGAATGGAGGCCTGCTGTGATCCGAAACGAGGGTTTCTATAACTGTCCTACAGTGAGATTACA TATACCGACAGCAGTATGTGGGGATATTGCATTATACGCCACAGAGATATATCAGAAAGAGCCTTCGGGCACTGAGCAGAGGCTCGTCTTCACCAAGTTTGATGCTTCGGAACTTAGCACCCTTTTCAAACCAGGGACTTTTATGGATGCGTTCTTCTCCTTGGATCCCTACGACTATCAGCAGAGAGCAGGCATTAGGTTGGTGGCAAAGAAATTGATTCTTCATTCCAATTGA
- the LOC137711704 gene encoding pentatricopeptide repeat-containing protein At5g66520-like, which yields MSVEEPLPANPTTSRALQQRLFSLLQSCNSIKKLTQIHTQITVHGLTQKSYILVRILSLYVASGCLDHAHKVFENVENPSTTVWNQMIRGHARSETPRKSVELYKRLVGSEAEADGFTYSYVLSACARSGLVREGEQVHGRVLGSGFVSNLFVQTSLVNLYATGGGSGGGVEYARRVFDGMRERSVVSWNSLLVGYIRCRDVDGARRIFDEMPERNVVSWTTMIAGCAQSGRCKQALSLFGQMRRAGVELDQVALVAALSACAEIGDLKLGRWIHWYIEEQLWMKSQPRLVTLYNALIHMYASCGLIDDAYKLFKQMPRRSTVSWTSIIVGFAKQGRGQEALRIFQLMLSSGIDYVRPDEITFIGVLCACSHAGLVEEGRQLFKFMTQSCGLTPRIEHYGCMVDLLSRAGFLDEAHTLVESMPMNPNKAVWGALLGGCRLHKHAELASKVAQKLTVTLDLDQAAGYLVLLSNVYASAKRWLDVAYLRQKMVKMGAKKPPGRSWVQVNGAVHSFVAGDRTHKDESLIYEMLGEITKPDISDVLFHIEE from the coding sequence ATGTCAGTTGAGGAACCCCTTCCCGCCAACCCCACAACCTCCAGAGCTTTGCAACAACGCCTCTTCTCTCTACTACAGAGCTGCAACTCGATCAAAAAACTCACCCAAATTCACACCCAAATAACAGTTCACGGACTCACACAAAAAAGCTACATTCTTGTTCGGATTTTATCACTCTACGTTGCTTCTGGGTGTCTCGATCACGCCCACAAAGTTTTCGAAAATGTCGAAAACCCAAGTACTACTGTGTGGAATCAGATGATCAGAGGCCACGCTCGGAGCGAAACTCCGCGGAAATCTGTTGAATTGTATAAACGGCTGGTGGGTTCGGAGGCGGAGGCTGATGGGTTTACTTATTCGTATGTTCTTAGTGCTTGTGCGAGGTCGGGGTTGGTGAGAGAAGGGGAACAGGTGCACGGGAGGGTTTTGGGAAGTGGGTTTGTTTCCAATTTGTTTGTTCAGACGAGTTTGGTTAATTTGTATGCGACGGGTGGAGGGTCGGGTGGTGGTGTCGAGTATGCACGCCGGGTGTTTGATGGTATGCGTGAGAGGAGTGTTGTGAGTTGGAATTCGCTGCTTGTGGGGTATATAAGGTGTCGGGATGTTGACGGGGCACGGAGGATTTTTGACGAGATGCCGGAGAGGAATGTTGTTTCATGGACCACCATGATTGCGGGGTGTGCTCAGAGTGGGAGGTGTAAGCAAGCTTTGTCTTTGTTTGGTCAGATGAGGAGGGCCGGTGTGGAACTGGATCAGGTGGCGCTAGTGGCAGCATTATCAGCCTGTGCTGAAATAGGGGACTTGAAACTGGGAAGGTGGATTCACTGGTACATCGAAGAGCAATTGTGGATGAAGTCACAGCCGCGGTTGGTGACTCTGTACAATGCACTCATACACATGTATGCCAGCTGCGGTTTAATTGATGATGCCTATAAGTTATTCAAGCAGATGCCAAGAAGAAGCACTGTCTCATGGACCAGCATCATCGTTGGATTTGCAAAACAAGGTCGCGGGCAGGAAGCTCTTCGTATCTTTCAGTTGATGCTAAGCTCGGGAATTGATTATGTAAGACCTGATGAAATCACTTTCATTGGTGTCCTGTGTGCTTGTAGCCATGCTGGATTAGTTGAGGAGGGCCGCCAGCTTTTCAAGTTCATGACCCAGTCTTGCGGACTCACCCCAAGGATTGAGCACTATGGGTGCATGGTTGATCTCTTGAGCCGAGCAGGTTTTCTAGATGAAGCGCATACGCTTGTGGAGAGCATGcctatgaatccaaacaaagcTGTTTGGGGTGCGCTCCTTGGCGGTTGTAGGCTTCACAAGCACGCTGAACTTGCATCAAAAGTGGCTCAAAAATTAACAGTTACACTTGACCTTGACCAGGCTGCAGGATATCTTGTGCTCTTGTCAAACGTGTATGCCTCCGCTAAAAGATGGCTAGATGTTGCTTATTTGAGACAGAAAATGGTTAAGATGGGCGCGAAAAAGCCCCCGGGTCGAAGTTGGGTTCAAGTGAATGGAGCTGTTCATAGTTTTGTGGCAGGTGATAGGACCCATAAGGATGAATCTTTGATTTACGAGATGCTTGGTGAGATCACCAAACCAGACATATCAGATGTGCTTTTCCATATTGAAGAATAG
- the LOC137710356 gene encoding ribulose-phosphate 3-epimerase, chloroplastic, with amino-acid sequence MSAASLCSSTLKSQQISGLGGGLKLQKPSVSEPTSLTFTRRRCRTVVKASSRVDKFSKSDIIVSPSILSANFAKLGEQVKAVELAGCDWIHVDVMDGRFVPNITIGPLVVDALRPVTDLPLDVHLMIVEPDQRVPDFIKAGADIVSVHAEQSSTIHLHRSVNQIKSLGAKAGVVLNPGTPLTAIEYILDVVDLVLIMSVNPGFGGQSFIESQVKKIADLRRMCVEKGVNPWIEVDGGVGPANAYKVIEAGANALVAGSAVFGAKDYAEAIKGIKTSKRPVAVAV; translated from the exons ATGTCGGCTGCTTCACTTTGTTCGTCAACTCTCAAGTCCCAGCAGATCAGCGGACTCGGCGGAGGTCTTAAGCTTCAAAAACCATCTGTTTCTGAACCCACTTCTCTTACCTTCACAAG GAGGAGATGTAGGACTGTGGTGAAGGCTTCATCTCGGGTTGATAAATTCTCGAAAAGTGACATCATTGTTTCACCATCTATTCTTTCTGCTAACTTTGCCAAGTTGGGAGAGCAG GTAAAAGCTGTAGAGTTGGCAGGTTGTGACTGGATTCATGTCGATGTGATGGATGGCCGTTTTGTTCCAAATATTACCATTGGACCTCTTGTGGTTGATGCTTTGCGCCCTGTGACAGACCTTCCTTTGGACGTGCATCTG ATGATCGTGGAGCCTGACCAGCGAGTGCCAGATTTTATCAAAGCTGGAGCAGACATAGTCAGTGTTCATGCTGAACAATCTTCCACCATCCATTTACACCGTTCAGTTAATCAG ATAAAGAGTCTGGGAGCTAAAGCTGGAGTTGTGCTGAACCCTGGCACCCCTCTAACGGCAATTGAGTATATTCTCGATG TGGTTGATCTGGTCTTGATTATGTCGGTAAACCCTGGCTTTGGTGGGCAGAGCTTCATAGAAAGCCAGGTGAAGAAAATTGCAGACTTGAGAAGAATGTGTGTGGAGAAA GGAGTGAACCCATGGATTGAAGTGGATGGCGGAGTTGGTCCAGCAAATGCGTACAAG GTTATTGAGGCCGGAGCTAATGCTCTTGTTGCTGGTTCTGCTGTCTTTGGAGCTAAAGATTACGCTGAAG CTATTAAAGGAATCAAGACCAGCAAAAGGCCTGTAGCAGTTGCAGTGTGA